The genome window ttTGAAAGATGATCTAATTGCATAATGCGTAGGGGCTGGTAGTAAATGggttattatattatatatatctaaaCCCTGAAAGTATACAACTCAAAAAGGTTTCTTTTGATGACAAGAGAACAATGGAAAGAGAGAAGTCTTCTATGCATTCCTGAGAAAAACCATGTACAAGCTGCAGAGGAGACAGCACTAGTGCTTGCTTGGCTcttggttttcaaaatttttctataCCAGAAAGCTGTGAGATCCAGCTTCCAAGTTGTCCACCTCAATCTGCTCTCTGTACAGCGGTCTTAAACAAGAGGATATACAACTTGTGATCCATTGCGAAATACATAAACCCTCCAACTGAATGTGTTACAAAGGACCCAAAGCTTGTCCCAACAATACAATGCCATGCTGGTCCATATACCCCATCAAATTCCTGCAAAAAATCATAACCCCCACCATACCATATACCCTTTAGTCAATCACTGACCCACAATTCAAAAACTAGACCcaagaaatggaaaatttgaaaaattgaaacacccatGTAATCAAAATCCCAAGAATGATCAATTTGAAGTGCCATTAGGTACCTTCTTTAGAGTCATGGCAAGGGTCTTGGAAGTGAACTTCTCCAAGCTGTCATAAGCATTCCTTGCACAATCCACAGCATGGATCTGCATAAAGGGTGGCATGTCAACAGACACAACTTTCACCCCAGTGCTGGCCAAGAAACCAGCTAACTCAACTTGTGAGCAGCAGAAAGATCTTCTCCTGCCAAGAGAAAAAGAAGGCCGCCTCATGATATCATGTCCATGTCCCTGTTgagattctttttctttggcTACTTTCAATACTTTGTTGATATCATTGACTTCTTTAGAGGACAGTTTCTTGATATCGCGCCTGTCCTGAGattctttcttctccttttctttcttcactGGAGACTTCTTCAGCCTCTCCTTGCTTTCAGCTGGGGGTGGTGCATCCATTTTTGCTGCAGGCGCTGCGTGCTTGCGGTTTGGCTTGATGATAAAAGCATTGGAGGAGTCAGCACCTATGAGGGAAACTGTCATGGCCTTAGCCTGCAAACGGGTGTCCACACGAGGCGGCGGATTGTTGGGTTTAAGGGAAGTGTGGAGTCTGTGCCGG of Vitis vinifera cultivar Pinot Noir 40024 chromosome 17, ASM3070453v1 contains these proteins:
- the LOC100263952 gene encoding uncharacterized protein LOC100263952 — its product is MDPTRKKHPKSSSTPSSTSALSDPSAHKISNHFSRHRLHTSLKPNNPPPRVDTRLQAKAMTVSLIGADSSNAFIIKPNRKHAAPAAKMDAPPPAESKERLKKSPVKKEKEKKESQDRRDIKKLSSKEVNDINKVLKVAKEKESQQGHGHDIMRRPSFSLGRRRSFCCSQVELAGFLASTGVKVVSVDMPPFMQIHAVDCARNAYDSLEKFTSKTLAMTLKKEFDGVYGPAWHCIVGTSFGSFVTHSVGGFMYFAMDHKLYILLFKTAVQRAD